In Natronococcus sp. AD-5, the genomic window CCCTTCCCGCGGCGGCGCTCACCTGGCCGCACCCCGCGGCCGCGGTCGCCCTCTGTGGGGCACTTGCGGGACTCGCGCTTCCCTGGTTGTGGGCGAACCGCCGCCTCGGCGGCGTCAACGGCGATATCTTCGGCGCGGCCAACGAGATCGGCCGCGTCGTCGGACTGCACGCGGGGGTGATCGCGTGGACGCTGTCGTGATGTGCGGCGGGAAGGGAACCCGTCTCGAGAGCCCCCACGAGAAGCCGCTCCATCCGATCGACGGCGCGCCCATGATCGATCGCGTGCTGGCGGGACTCGAGGAAAGCGCCGTCGAGACGTCGTTCGCGGCCGTCTCGCCCAACGCGCCGGAGACGCGCGAGCACATCGAGCGAGACGACGCCGTCCGGACGATCGAGACCGCCGGCGAGGGGTACGTGACCGACCTGCTGGCGGTGCTCGACCACCCCGCGATCGAACCGCCCGTTCTCACCGTCGCGGCGGACCTGGCGCTGCTCGAGGGGCCGGTCGCCGACCGGATTCTCACGGCACACGGCGATAACGCCGCCTCGCGAACGATCTGCGTCCCCGTGGCATTGAAACGCCGGCTCGGCGTCGGCGTCGACACGCGACTCGAGTCCGCCCCCCACCTCGCGCCGACCGGGGTCAACGTCGTCGGCAGTTCGGAGGAATCCATGACCCGCGTAAGCTACGATCCGCGACTGGCAGTGAACGTGAATCGACTCGAAGACGCCCGGATCGCGGAGGAACGATGCGGGTAGTGCTCGCCGCCGGGACGACCGAGACGGCGCTAATCGACGGCATCAGCGCCGCCGGCGCCTCCCCGGAGCTGATGGCGCACACGCCGTCGGCGGACGCCGAGATCCTCGCCTACGGCGCGCCGACGGCCGCACCCGTCACGCCGGTGAGTCCGACCGGCTGTCCGACGCCTGCCGCCGTGACGCGCGCCGTCCGAGAAGTCGTCGGATTCGAGGTGGCGGTCGTCGACGCGGGGCTCAGCGAGCCGACGGGTGCCCCGACGGTCGACCTCGGCGTCGAACCCGGTGCGGACGTCCGGGAGTCCGAGCCCGTTCCCGGAGCGGAACGCATCTTCGCTCGAGCCCGCGAGTACGGCCGAACCCTTCCCGACGACGCGCTCGTGATCGGAGAGACGGTTCCCGGCGGGACGACGACCGCGCTCGGCGTGCTGACCGCGCTCGGCGAACCCGGCGGCGTCTCCTCCTCGCTCCCCGCGAATCCGCTCGAGCGGAAGCGCCGCGTCGTCGGGACGGGACTGGTCGAGAGCGGTCTGGAATCGGGCGACTGCGAGGGTGACCCCCTCTCGGCGATCCGTGCGGTCGGCGACCCCGTCCAGCCGACGGTCGCCGGCATCGCGGCCGGCGCGCTCGAGACCGGAACCGACGTAACCCTCGCCGGCGGCACGCAGATGGTCGCGATCGCCGCCGTCCTCCGCCACGCCGGGATCGACGCGCCGGTGACGATCGCGACGACCTCGTTCGTCGCGGACGAGCAGGGAGACGCGCTCCCGGCTGCCTGCGATCGACTCGACTGCGACCTGCTCGCGACCGACCCCGGCTTCGACGAGCGCGACCACGTCGCGATGGAACGCTACTGCGCCGGCGAGGCGAAGGAGGGCGTCGCGATGGGCGGCGCGCTCTCGCTCGTCTCCGACGGTCGGATGGCTGCGGTCAGGGACCGACTCGAGGCCGTCTGTGCGCGACTCGGGATCGAAAACTCCGATCTCGACGTCGCAACAGAACCGCCGGAGGAGACGCATGGATCCTGACGCGATTCGAACCGGGAGGCGGGTCCCCCACGGCGGCGAACCCGACCGCGAGATACTGGACTTCTCGGCGAACACGAATCCCGAGACGCCCGACGGGGTAGAGGAGGCCTACCGGGACGCGTTCGAGGCGTCCCGCCGCTATCCGGACGACGACTACCCCGACTACCGGCCGGCCGCGGCCGAATTCGTCGGCTGCGAACCCGAGCGCGTGATCCCGACGCCCGGCGGGCTCGCGGCGATCCGGCTGACGGTGGAGTGCTCGCTCGAGCCCGGCGACGACGCGCTCGTCCCGTACCCGAGCTTCGGCGAGTACGCCCGCGAGGTCCGCCTCCAGGGGGCGACCCCGCTGTTTACGCACGTCGACGACCTGCTCGAGATCCGTACCGACGTGCTCGAGAGCTGCGCGCTGGCCGTGGTCTGTACTCCGAACAACCCGACCGGCGAGGCGGTCGATCCCGACGCGCTGGCGTCGTTCGCGGGCCGCTGCGGAGACGCCGGAACGACGCTGCTGGTCGACGAAGCGTTCCTGGGCTTTACCGACCTGCCGTCCGCAGCCGGGCTGGACCGCGAGCACGTCGTCGCCGCGCGCTCGCTCACCAAACTGTTCGGCCTCCCCGGTCTCCGGGCCGGCTTCGCCGTCGCGACGGGAGAGCGCCGGGATGCACTCGAGACCGCCAGGAGAGCCTGGTCGCTCGGCACGCCGGCCGCACGGGTCGGCGCCTACTGCTTACGCCGAGACGCGTTCGTCCGGGAGACGCGCGAGCGCGTCGCCCGCGAGCGAGAGCGCATGCGAGACGCGCTGTCGGAACGGTTCGCGGTCGTGCCGTCGGACGCGCCGTACCTGCTGTGCGACGTCGGCGACCGCGACGTCTCCGGCGTCCTCGAGACGGCCCGCGAGCGCGGCGTCGCCGTCCGGGACGCCACGACCTTCCGCGGGCTCGATTCCCACGTCCGGGTGGCCGTCAAGGACCGCGGGGCGAACGACCGGCTCCTAGCGGCGCTCGAGTGTAACGTATGACCGACACAACCCCTGAGAGCGCCGTAAACGCCCGCTGCCGCGACGGAGTGTTCCAGCTCCGCCGGCCCGGTACCGAGTGGCTCTCGACCGGCTGGAACGGCGGCCGCCGGCGGGCCGACTGCGCGTACAACATCTCGGTGCCCGAGGGGTGGGAGCGGACCGACCTCGACCGGTACGTCGGGGAGCGACTCGAGCGGGCCGGCTTCGCGGATCGAGACGGACCGGTCCTTCTCACCGGCGTCGACGTTGCGGATGCGCGCGGCGCTCGCTGCGAGCCGGTGACCGCGTACGCGACCGCCGGCGTCTCGAACCCGGCGGCCCTGCCGATGGATCCCGCGGGCGGTTCGCTTCCGGGTACGGACGCGTCAGCGACGGAGCCGCCGACGGGGACCGTCAACCTCCTCGTTTACACGACCCGAGGGCTCGCCGACGGTGCCCTCTCGAACGTGCTCGCGGTCGCCGCCGAGGCGAAGGCGACGACGCTGCTGGCCGAAACCGGGTTCCCGGGGACGACCACGGACGCGGTGATCGTCGGGCACGATCCGACGGGGCCGACCGCGACGTTTTCGGGTAGCGGAACGGCCGTCGGGGCGGCGACTCGAGCCTGCGTCCGCGACGCCGTCCGGGCCTCGTTGCGGGCCCACTACGACGATAACGAAAACGACGTCCCCGACTCGGTCGACGACGCGAAGTACGGCGTCTCGACCGACGTCCGGGCCGACCCGATCCGGCCGCGACTCGAGGAGACTACCGACCGATAGCCGCCGGGTTGGTAAGGTTCATCAGCGCACCGGTCTGGGATGAGCTTCAGACAGTTCAGTGGACTTTCGTATACCATATACGAGAGGTAGCGAGCGACGGAAACGGATCGGAGCGGCTGCGTGGCTTTCAGAGCGTCTTGCGATCGCTTTCTCCGCCCAGGAAGGCGTACGTAACGCCGAGAACGGCGCCGAACGCTGTAAACCCGAAGTAGCTTATCATACCGAGGTACGGGAGCGGCAGCTCTTCGGGAACGTCGATTCCGGCGAAAATCGCCAGCGAGAAAATAACCGTGATTACGACCATGAGACCGTATGCGTAGATCGCCCCGGCGACCGCGCCGGTGACCGGCTCGTTAGCGAACTTCGTAAGCCCATCGTATCCCACGATTTTGGCGTATATCAGTCCGAAGAGCGTGGTGTGAACGAGGTGAAAAACCCACCCTATCATCGGCGCCGGTCCCGAAAATCCGTAGAGAGACGGGATCGCCCGCAAGATGACGTCTTCCGGCATCCAAAACTGGATTACGAGACCGAATACGATGCCGCCGACGAACCCGCCAACGGCACCTTTGCTCCACTCGTGCAAAGAAACGCCCCCGATCGACCGTTCCGTTCCGAATCGTGCCATGCGGTTACGTTATCAGGCCGAATAATAGCGGTATGGTGTCGATCAAAAGAACTGCCACCGGTGCCATGAGAAGGCTCTGTCGAAATCGGTACTTCAAATCGTAGTGCCCTCCGACTGTCGGGAAGCGCACGGTACTACCGATCGGGTACGTGTTACGACAGCCGGAGGAACTGCCGGTCGTCGGCTCGTTCCTCGGTCGCGGGGTACATGATGACGAAGTTTCCGTCGGTGAGCGTCGAGATGCTCTTCGGCAGCGTCTGCAGTTCCGGGTGCCATCCGGCGTCGTTTCGGCGAGAACTCGTACAGACGACGAGGTCGCCCGGTCGAACGTCGTCTCGGAGCGTCGAGAGCAGCCCTCTCCAGCCGGTTATCGCTTCGAACTCGCCGGGAGCGTCCGGCTCGACGAGTTCGAACAGGCGTTCGAACTGCTCCGGGTTGCCGCCGACGACGAGACCGCGGATCGGCGCCCCCGTATCCTCGGAGACGATTTTTACGGTATGTAGCGCCTCGTAGAACCCGTCGTTGTGGTCGATCCTCGGCGGGAGAACGAGCACGATTCGTTGCGTCGTGTTGAGCGGCTCGCGAACCCGTCCGACGAGCGTCAGTTGTGTGGTCCGGCTCAGTACTTGATCGATGATGTGGCCGAAGACGTTCTGTGCCCGCGAGCGGGCGCCGTCCCACCCGATGACGAGCGTCGTGATCCGGTTTTCGGCCGCCGAGCGAACGATGCCGGACGCGACGTTGTGATTGATACGCGTGTGAGCTTCGATCGACACTTCCGCGCTCGACGCGTACGCTTCGACGCCCTCGAGGACGCCCTCCGCTTCGGCGACCTTCGCCTCGGTTCGCGCGTTCCGGTCCGGCTGTACGACCGAAACCGTGTAAATCGGCTCGTCGGAGCGCGCGTTGCGGATCGTAAACGCGAGGTCCAGCAACGACTCCGTGTATCTCGAGTCCTTCGACACCGGAACGAGGATCCGCTGTGGCGTGTCGCTCGGATCGTACGCGTCGTGCTCGCGTGCGCGGACGAGTCCGCTGCCGGCGCGTTCGACGAGCGCGGGACTGACGAGACTCACCGCGAGGATCATCAGGACGACCCCGTTGATCATGTTCTGATCGAAGCCCGGAATCTCCGCCTCGAAGCCGATCTGAACGATCGCGAGCGCGGCGGCCGCCTGTCCGACGGACAGGCCGAACATGCCGATCACTTCGTTCCGCTGGTAGCCGTACGCCCGCCCCGTCGCCCACGCCGCGGCGTACTTCGTCGCGAAGACCATGACGATCAGCGAGGTGGCGATGACGAGGGTGTCCGTCCCCTCGAGGACGACGGCAGCATCGACGAGCATCCCGACCGAAAGCAGGAAGAAGGGAATGAACAGGGCGTTGCCGACGAACTCGATGCGGTTCATCAGCGGTCCGGACTCCGGAACGAGACGGTTGAGGGTGAGGCCGGCGAGGAAGGCGCCGATGATGTGTTCGACGCCGACGAGTTCGGCGAGGAACGCGCAGGCGAACAGCACGGCCATCACGAACAGGAACTCGAAGTAGCTCTCCTCGGAGTGGGCCCGGAAGAACCACCGTCCGAGTCGCGGCACGAGCACCCAGATGCTCGCGAAAAAGATCGTCAACCCGATACCGAGTTGCACCCAGAACATGGCGTCGAGCGTCCCGCCGGCGGCCGCGACCACGACCGCGAGCACGAGCAGGGCGAGGGTGTCCGTCAGGATCGTCCCGCCGATGGTCGCCGTCATCGCCTCGTTCGTCGCGATCCCCAGGCGGTTGACGACCGGATACGCGAGCAGCGTGTGCGAGGAGAAGATCGCCGCGAACAGCGACGCCGCCGCGACCGTCAGATCCAGCACGTAGACGCCGACGACGGTTCCGACCGCTTGCGGGATCACGAACGATAACAGCCCGAAAACGATGCTGCGGTCCTTGTACTCGATGAACTGGTTGATGTTGATCTCGAGCCCCGCGATGAACATCAGGTAGATCAGCCCGACTTCGCCGAGCAACTGGATCGTCGCGTCCCGCTCGAGCAGATTCACGCCGTTGGGACCGATCGCCGCGCCGATCAGGATGATCCCGATGATCCCCGGCAGGCGGTAGCGCTTGAGCGCGAGCGGCGCGACGAGGAAGATCACCATCGCGAGCCCGAAGATGAGGATCGGATCATCGAACGGCGGCGCCAGCGGCGAGGCTGCCGTGAGCGGCAGGATCGTTTCACCCGCGTGTGCGTCGAACGACCGAGTCTGCATTCCGGTCGCTCCTTCACCACCTCAAACCATCAATGGTGATCCCGGCATTAACTGCCCGACCGAATCGACGCGCGTCGCCCGAGAGGGCGAGCGATCGACACGGAGGTTAAATCCGCTCGAGCCGTACGACCGGCCCGATGGACGACGAGGACCCGTCAGCGATTCGCTCGATCGCCGTCTCGCCGGACGACGCCGTCGACGCCTTCGTCTACAGCCGGGAGAACCCCGGGGAGGCCGTCCTCCGGGTGACGCCGCCGTTCCACGGCCGAATGCGGGCCAGAATCCACGTGTACCGCGTCGACGATACGCACCTGACCGGTGCGGTTCACCTCTCGCCCGACGACGTCATCGAGGACGACGTGTCGGCGGCGTACCCCCGTCTCGAGGACGAACTCGAGGACGCTGACCCGGACGAAACCGGGGGGATTCGAAAGCGACACGCCGAGGCGGTCGAAGCGTGGCAGGAACGGGCGCGAGAAGCGATCGTCGAGTCGGTGCCGATAGAAACCGCCGACGGCTCACGACGCGTCGAAGTCAAACGGCTGGGATAGCGGTACTGGTTGGTATTACGAGGGGGCGACGAATGGCGGCGTTCGATTTCGATACGAACGGGTGCGCAGGTTCACACTTTCACTTTCACTCCGGACGGATCGGTTTGACGTACTGTCAGTCAAAGCGGTAGGTATGACGATAATCGTGGATCGAACGGAGGACCGGAGCGACCGAGACGAGTCGATGGAAGCGGGATCGACCGCCACGTCGGAACGACGCCGAATCGACGTGACGGATCTGCACGCCGACGGAATCTCTGAGTTCGTCGACGCGAACGTCGACACCGACGACGTGTCGCTCGAGCACCGCGGCGCCCGGACCTACCTCGTCCTCGAGAGCTGAGGAGAACGGCCGCCGCATCGGCCGCGTCGTCCCGGCCGCACCAGCGCGTTACACCTTCGAGACGTCGGCCGCGTCTTCCGCGGCCTCGCGAACCGACTCGACGGTCGCGCTCGGTGACGTCGCCGCCACGGCGGCGTTGAGCGCCCCCTCGAGGACCGGGGCGTCGGCGATGGCCACCTCGTCGACGGCGGCCTCCTCGATCGCGAGTTCGGCGTTCATGACGGCGCTGCCGAGATCGACGAGGACGACGACGCCGTCCTCGCTATCGACGTCTTCGATCGCTTCGCGGATCGGGTCCGGCGTCGTCCCGATCCGGCCGTCTTCCGTTCCGCCGACGGCTTCGATCCGGGCATCACCGCCCATCTCCCGGGCGATCTCGCGGATTCCGTCGGCGGCTCGCCCGCTGTGCGAGACGACGACGATGCCGACCATCAGGCGCCCCCATCGCCGTCGGCGGCAGGCTCCTCGAGTTCGTCGGGATCGACCTCCGCTTCGGCGTCGACCTCGACGTCGCCGTCCAGATACTCCGTCGCGACCGCGAACAGCTCCTCGAGCAGGTAGAGCGTGCTGGTCGCGCCGGGGTCCTGGTGGCCGACGGATCGCCAGCCCAGGTACGACGCCCGCCCCTTCTTGGCGCGTAGCGGCGTCGTAAACGCGACGCCCCGCCCCGCGGCGTCGACGGCCTTCCCGAGCGCCTCGAGCGGTTCGTGATCGTCGACCTCGATCGCCTTCTTGTAGGTGTGGACCGCCGGCGTGATCGCGTCGACCATCGTCTTGTCGCCCACGGACGCTTTTCCTCGCTCTTCGACGGTCTCGAGGTAGCGCTCGGCGAACGCGACCGACGACTCGGCGGTGATCCCCTCCTCGAGTTCCTGACTCGCCTTCATCAGCGAACCGCCGTAGAGCGGCCCGGAGGCGCCGCCGACCTCCGAGACGAGCGCGACGCCGGTCGTCTTGACGAGCTCCGCGGGTTCGCCGTCGGCGTCCTCGAGCCGCTCCAGGGCGGCCTGGAACCCGCGGTTCATGTTCGCACCGTGGTCCGCGTCGCCGATCGCGGAGTCCAGTTCCGTCAGGTGACTTTTCTCCGCTTCGAGCCGATCTGCGATCGCGTCGACCGCCGCGCGGACCGCCTCGGACTGCGTTTCCCGATCCATTCCGATCTCACCTGCCCTCCGTCACGGTCAGCCCGGGCGTCTCGGCCGGAGCGGCGAGCAGTTCCTTCAGTTCGTCGTCGAGTTCGAGCACCGTGATCGAACAGCCCATCATGTCGAGCGAGGTCATGTAGTCCCCGACCCAGGCGTCCCACGTCTCGAGTCCGCGGTCGTCGAGCAGTTCCTGGAGCCGGCGGTTGACCACGTAGAGCTCCATCAGCGGCGTTCCGCCCATCCCGTTGACGATGGTCGCGACCTCGGTGCCGGAGTCGAGGTCGAGGTCCGCTACCGCGGCCTCGGTGAGGTGCTCCGTGATCTCGTCGGCGGACATGATCTCCGTGCGCTCGGTCCCCGGTTCGCCGTGGATTCCGATCCCGAGCTCGATCTCGTCCTCGCCGAGCTCGAACGTCGGCTCGCCCTTCTCGGGCGTGACACAGGACGTGAGCGCCATCCCCATCGTTCCGACGCGATCGTTCGCCTTCTCGGCGACGCGCTTGATCTCCGCTACGTCGCCGCCCCGCTGGGCCATCGCCCCGGCGACCTTGTGGACGAAGATCGTTCCGCAGACGCCGCGACGACCCGACGTGTACAGCGAGTCCTCGACCGCGACGTCGTCGTTGACCACGACGTACTCGACGTCCGTGTCGGCTTCCATCTCCGCCATCTCGATGGCCGTCTCGAAGTTCATCACGTCGCCCTCGTAGTTCTTGACGACGCAGAACACCCCGTCGCCGCCGTCGCAGGCCTGGATCATTTCGCTCAACTGATCGGCCGTCGGCGACGTAAACACCTCCCCCGCGGCCGCGCCGTCGAGCATTCCGTCGCCGATGTAACCCGCGTGCGTCGGCTCGTGTCCGCTCCCACCGCCGGAGACGATTCCGACCTTCCCGTCGACGGGGGCGTCGGCGCGGACGACGACCTCGGTTCCCTCGAGTCGCCGCAGGCCCGGATGGGCCGCGACCATTCCCTCGAGCATCTCGTCGACGACCGCTTCCGGTTCGTTGATGAGTTTCTTCATGCTCCTCACGGTGACTGTGGGCACATACCATGATAACGCTTGCTCGTAACCGCGCCGGACGAAAAGGGGCCGACGAAGCGAGTAGAACCCCGACGATCGAATCGGACCGGAAGCGACGCCCGGACGACGTCGGGGACACGCCGATTCGTCGGCGGTTACGGACCGCCGGTCCCGTTCGACGGTCCGCTCGCGTCGGTGATACCGGGACCTGCCCATTCGGCGCCAACCTATTTACGTTCAGTCGGCGGATAGTGTCACATGGCCGAAAAGACCGATCACGAGGAGAACGTGTCCCGCGACGAAGCCGCGGACTTACTGCAGGAACTCGCTCGCGAAATCCGAGGCGAGGACCGGGTCGACATCCACGTCGGAAACAAGACGCTGACGTTGAGTCCGGCGTCCGTTCTCGAGTACGGTATCGGAGTCGAAGAACGATCGCCGATGCTCGGCGGCGATCACGAAAAGATCACGGTGACGCTTGAGTGGGAAGTCGGGAAGGAGGCGTAGACGGCGATCGGTCTCGCTCGCCGTCCTTTTCGATCGAACGTATTTCGAGGGGGATCGTCGCGTCGGGCAGCCGTCCCCGCCTCGCCCTGACGCGGCGTTTCCGCTCCCGTTTCGAGGCTACCCCCTTCGCTTCGCTCAGTCGCCACCCCCTCCCTTCTCTATCGGCGCCCGGATCAAATTCCCCCACTCGGTCCACGATCCGTCGTAGTTGTGGACGTCCTCGTACTCGAGCAACTCGTGGAGCGCGAACCACGCGATCGCGGAGCGCTCGCCGACGCGGCAGTAGGTGACGACCGTTTCCTCGCCGTCGATCCCCTGGTCGGCGTACATCTCCTCGAGTTCGTCGGGTGCCTTGAACCGGCCGTCGTCGCGCAGGTTCGTCTTCACCGGCACGTTCGAGGCGCCGGGAATGTGACCGCCGCGCTGGGCCGTCTCCTGCAGCCCTTCCGGGGCGATGATCTCGCCGGAGAACTCCTCGGGCGAGCGGACGTCGACCATCGGAATGCCGGCCTCGCGGGCCTTGTCGACGTCGTCTTGGTAGGCGCGGATGCTCTCGAATGGACCCTTCGCGGTGTACTCGACGGAACCGAAATCGGGCTCCTCGTCGGTGAGCGGGTAATCCTCGTTCACCCAGTAATCCTTTCCGCCGTCCAGGACGCGAGCGTCGTCATGGCCGTAGTACTTGAACTCCCAGTAGGCGA contains:
- a CDS encoding NTP transferase domain-containing protein, translating into MCGGKGTRLESPHEKPLHPIDGAPMIDRVLAGLEESAVETSFAAVSPNAPETREHIERDDAVRTIETAGEGYVTDLLAVLDHPAIEPPVLTVAADLALLEGPVADRILTAHGDNAASRTICVPVALKRRLGVGVDTRLESAPHLAPTGVNVVGSSEESMTRVSYDPRLAVNVNRLEDARIAEERCG
- the cobT gene encoding nicotinate mononucleotide-dependent phosphoribosyltransferase CobT; its protein translation is MRVVLAAGTTETALIDGISAAGASPELMAHTPSADAEILAYGAPTAAPVTPVSPTGCPTPAAVTRAVREVVGFEVAVVDAGLSEPTGAPTVDLGVEPGADVRESEPVPGAERIFARAREYGRTLPDDALVIGETVPGGTTTALGVLTALGEPGGVSSSLPANPLERKRRVVGTGLVESGLESGDCEGDPLSAIRAVGDPVQPTVAGIAAGALETGTDVTLAGGTQMVAIAAVLRHAGIDAPVTIATTSFVADEQGDALPAACDRLDCDLLATDPGFDERDHVAMERYCAGEAKEGVAMGGALSLVSDGRMAAVRDRLEAVCARLGIENSDLDVATEPPEETHGS
- a CDS encoding aminotransferase class I/II-fold pyridoxal phosphate-dependent enzyme, whose protein sequence is MDPDAIRTGRRVPHGGEPDREILDFSANTNPETPDGVEEAYRDAFEASRRYPDDDYPDYRPAAAEFVGCEPERVIPTPGGLAAIRLTVECSLEPGDDALVPYPSFGEYAREVRLQGATPLFTHVDDLLEIRTDVLESCALAVVCTPNNPTGEAVDPDALASFAGRCGDAGTTLLVDEAFLGFTDLPSAAGLDREHVVAARSLTKLFGLPGLRAGFAVATGERRDALETARRAWSLGTPAARVGAYCLRRDAFVRETRERVARERERMRDALSERFAVVPSDAPYLLCDVGDRDVSGVLETARERGVAVRDATTFRGLDSHVRVAVKDRGANDRLLAALECNV
- a CDS encoding adenosylcobinamide amidohydrolase gives rise to the protein MTDTTPESAVNARCRDGVFQLRRPGTEWLSTGWNGGRRRADCAYNISVPEGWERTDLDRYVGERLERAGFADRDGPVLLTGVDVADARGARCEPVTAYATAGVSNPAALPMDPAGGSLPGTDASATEPPTGTVNLLVYTTRGLADGALSNVLAVAAEAKATTLLAETGFPGTTTDAVIVGHDPTGPTATFSGSGTAVGAATRACVRDAVRASLRAHYDDNENDVPDSVDDAKYGVSTDVRADPIRPRLEETTDR
- a CDS encoding cation:proton antiporter domain-containing protein, with the translated sequence MQTRSFDAHAGETILPLTAASPLAPPFDDPILIFGLAMVIFLVAPLALKRYRLPGIIGIILIGAAIGPNGVNLLERDATIQLLGEVGLIYLMFIAGLEININQFIEYKDRSIVFGLLSFVIPQAVGTVVGVYVLDLTVAAASLFAAIFSSHTLLAYPVVNRLGIATNEAMTATIGGTILTDTLALLVLAVVVAAAGGTLDAMFWVQLGIGLTIFFASIWVLVPRLGRWFFRAHSEESYFEFLFVMAVLFACAFLAELVGVEHIIGAFLAGLTLNRLVPESGPLMNRIEFVGNALFIPFFLLSVGMLVDAAVVLEGTDTLVIATSLIVMVFATKYAAAWATGRAYGYQRNEVIGMFGLSVGQAAAALAIVQIGFEAEIPGFDQNMINGVVLMILAVSLVSPALVERAGSGLVRAREHDAYDPSDTPQRILVPVSKDSRYTESLLDLAFTIRNARSDEPIYTVSVVQPDRNARTEAKVAEAEGVLEGVEAYASSAEVSIEAHTRINHNVASGIVRSAAENRITTLVIGWDGARSRAQNVFGHIIDQVLSRTTQLTLVGRVREPLNTTQRIVLVLPPRIDHNDGFYEALHTVKIVSEDTGAPIRGLVVGGNPEQFERLFELVEPDAPGEFEAITGWRGLLSTLRDDVRPGDLVVCTSSRRNDAGWHPELQTLPKSISTLTDGNFVIMYPATEERADDRQFLRLS
- the dhaM gene encoding dihydroxyacetone kinase phosphoryl donor subunit DhaM translates to MVGIVVVSHSGRAADGIREIAREMGGDARIEAVGGTEDGRIGTTPDPIREAIEDVDSEDGVVVLVDLGSAVMNAELAIEEAAVDEVAIADAPVLEGALNAAVAATSPSATVESVREAAEDAADVSKV
- the dhaL gene encoding dihydroxyacetone kinase subunit DhaL gives rise to the protein MDRETQSEAVRAAVDAIADRLEAEKSHLTELDSAIGDADHGANMNRGFQAALERLEDADGEPAELVKTTGVALVSEVGGASGPLYGGSLMKASQELEEGITAESSVAFAERYLETVEERGKASVGDKTMVDAITPAVHTYKKAIEVDDHEPLEALGKAVDAAGRGVAFTTPLRAKKGRASYLGWRSVGHQDPGATSTLYLLEELFAVATEYLDGDVEVDAEAEVDPDELEEPAADGDGGA
- the dhaK gene encoding dihydroxyacetone kinase subunit DhaK, producing MKKLINEPEAVVDEMLEGMVAAHPGLRRLEGTEVVVRADAPVDGKVGIVSGGGSGHEPTHAGYIGDGMLDGAAAGEVFTSPTADQLSEMIQACDGGDGVFCVVKNYEGDVMNFETAIEMAEMEADTDVEYVVVNDDVAVEDSLYTSGRRGVCGTIFVHKVAGAMAQRGGDVAEIKRVAEKANDRVGTMGMALTSCVTPEKGEPTFELGEDEIELGIGIHGEPGTERTEIMSADEITEHLTEAAVADLDLDSGTEVATIVNGMGGTPLMELYVVNRRLQELLDDRGLETWDAWVGDYMTSLDMMGCSITVLELDDELKELLAAPAETPGLTVTEGR
- a CDS encoding amphi-Trp domain-containing protein, whose amino-acid sequence is MAEKTDHEENVSRDEAADLLQELAREIRGEDRVDIHVGNKTLTLSPASVLEYGIGVEERSPMLGGDHEKITVTLEWEVGKEA
- a CDS encoding sulfurtransferase, which gives rise to MSEHDTDVLVSADWVEDHLEEFQDDDPDYRLVEVNSPESPDEGDFPSRYDEGHIPGAIGLQWDEDLSDQDQRDILKKGDFEAVVGEHGVSEDSTVVFYGDGWIPNWFALFAYWEFKYYGHDDARVLDGGKDYWVNEDYPLTDEEPDFGSVEYTAKGPFESIRAYQDDVDKAREAGIPMVDVRSPEEFSGEIIAPEGLQETAQRGGHIPGASNVPVKTNLRDDGRFKAPDELEEMYADQGIDGEETVVTYCRVGERSAIAWFALHELLEYEDVHNYDGSWTEWGNLIRAPIEKGGGGD